CGCGTTTGCGCAGGTTGGCCTGGGCGAGGTCGCCGTGGATGCCGTTGCCGGTTGCGGGGGCCTGGTCATAATAGGTATGGGTAACCTGGCTGTTGCTGCCGCCGGCGAGGAAGCTGCTGATGGCGGCATCGTCCAGGTAATCGGGGGCGCTGAGGGTGGCGGTGGTATTTTTCTGACCGGCTTCGGTGATGCGGCCGAGGGCGTCATACGTGCTGTAGCTGTAATCGCCGGCGGCTTGTTGCTTGTCGTTCTGCGAGAAGGTCAGGCGGCTGAGCAGGTCGTACCAGAAGCGGTTGGTGCCGCCGTCGGGGCTGTGCTGGCTGGTGACCTGGTTGGTGCTGTTATAGGCGTAGGTGGTGGCCAGGCCGTGGCTGGGATAGACATAGGTGACCTGGGTTTCTACGGTGCTGTTGTCGGCGATGGTGGTCGGGCCGCCGGCTGCGGGGGTATTGAAGCGGAACCAGCCGGCGAGGCTGGCGGCGTCGGAAGGCATGAAGCAGCTGCTGGCGGCGTTGGCGCTGATGGCGGCCTGGCTGAGCGGCTGGCTGTACAGGCGCAGGTGTTTCAGGCTGGCGGTATTGTCGGGCAGGCTGAAGGTGCCGCCGGCGGCGGTCAGTTCAAAGCCGGGGCCGATGGGGTCGTTGCCGCTGGTGTAGCTGAGCAGATGGCCGTTGAGGTAGAGCTGGGCGCTGTTCTGGCTGCCGAGTGCGCTGCCCTGGATGACCAGGTGGGTAAAGGGTTGCAGGGGCTGCAGGGCGCTGATGTCGGCGCGGTAATGCTGGGAATTCGGCGCCAGGGTGAGGGTATGGTCGTCGGGGGCGTCCAGCGGCTGGATGTCGATGCCCAGGCGGTTGCCCAGCAGCATGACCTGGAACAGGTATTTTTTATCGGGGGTAACGCCGGCGAACTGGTTGGGCTGGCTGCCGTCGTTGTACAGCCAGAGTTCGATGGCGCCGGTGCTGGCGGACAGGGTGGCTGACAGGGCGTTAAGCGCGGTGGGTTTGTCGGAGTCCGATGCGGGCCCGGTATAGGTGCAGCCGGAGGTCGCGTTGGCGCGTGCGGCGGCGACTTTGACGAGGTCGTCGCCGGCGAGCAGGCGCACGCCTTCGGGGGGTATGGTGCGGACGAGGTTGTCGGCCTGGTCGTAATAGTACAGGGTATAATGGTAGACCTGCTGCCGGGCGGTCAGGCTGAGGTTGGCTTTGGCGGCGGTGCAGGCGCTGACGTAGCTGGCGCGGAAGAGGGCCTTTTGCTGCTCGATATAGGTGTCGTAGGCGGCTTGTCCGTTGGACACGGCGACGGTCAGCTGGTCGCCGGGGCAGGCCATGGGGTCGGGACTGGTTCCGGCCGGGGGCTGGTTGCAGAGGGTGGCGATGCCGGGGTCGTTCTCAAAGGTGGTGTATTGTTCATGGTTCAGCACGAAGCCCCAGCGCTGGTTCATGAAGGTGGTGAAGATGAGCTCGTAATTGGGGTCGTCACCGGCGAGGTTGCCGCCGAACTGGGTCTGCAGGTCGGCTTTGGCATCGTTATATTCCTGGCGGGTGACGCAGCCTTTGGCGTCCGGGTCGAGGAAGACGGGCAGGGTAATATCGCGGCTCAGCAGGAACTGGCATTGCTGGCAGGAGCTGGTCAGGACGTCAAGGTCGCCGGTGGTCAGGGTCATGGCGGTGCCGTAGGTCTGGCTGAGGTAGCCGAAGAGGTCGAGGCTGCTGCCATGCGCGGTGTTATAGCTGTCCTTTTGCGCCTGGAGCTGGGCGATCAGGGTGCATAGCGCGGGGTTGCTGTTGGACAGCAGCTGGTTGTTGACCTGCATCTTCGGGGCATAGGGGTAAGGTGTGCCGATGAGCCAGGGGTTGAGGTCGCTGGTAAAATGGTCGAGGCCGAGGTCGCCTTTGATCGCGTCGGCGAAGGAGCTGAAGCCGCTGGCGGTGGTTTTCCCGGGGGCGGTGGTGCTGGCGCCGAGGGGGTGGTTGATATCGCCGCCGGCGAGGGCGACCTGGATCAGGTCTTGTTTGAGTTTGTCGATGGTCTCCTGGCTGTAGCCGGCGAGGCCGGGGGAAAGGGCCTGCATCCAGCCGGTGGCGCCGCCCTGTGCGGCGGTCTGCAGTTGCTGGTTGAGGGCGTCCTGTCCTTGCTGGGGGTCGCTGCCGAGGCCGACGGGGACCGGGCCGCTGCCATCGAGGAAGCGGGGTTGTTTGTTCAGGAGGCCGGCGGAGCAGGTGCCGGGAAGGTTGTCGTACAGGTTGTCGAAGACCCAGGCGTCCTGGTAGGGGATCGCGCCGCCGCCGGGCAGGGTGATCTTCAGGCAGCTGTAGAAGGCGGCGGTGGCGGTAACGGGCTGACCGGCGGCGTCGGTGCCGCTGAAGACGGGCTGGCTGCCGGAGCTGCCGTTGATGACGGTGATGCGGTGCCGTGCGGGGTAGCTGCCGCTGAGGTAGCTGTTCGGGCCGTCGGCGGCGGTCACGGGTATAAGTGCGGGGCTGGTGCAGTCGTTTTGCGAGCTGTTGAAATACCAGGTTTCGCGGGTATGGCCCTCGGTATGGGTCAGGGCCAGTGTGGCGGCGCTGAGGCTGGCGAGGGTATATTTCACGGTGACGGCGGACAGGCTGAACTGGCAGTTTTCGTCCATGGACCAGCTGCCGGTATATTGGTGCAGGTCGCTGTTGACATGAAAGGTATTGCCGGGAGCGATGGTCAGGGTGCCGGCAAAAAAGTCGGTATTGCTGACCGGCAGGTCCTGGGTGGCGGTCACGTTGCCGAGGTCGTCGAGGGTCTGCCGGGTGATATGGTCGTTCTGCCAGGCGTTATAGACCAGGGGGTCGGCCTGGCAGGAGGCGCAGGTGACGGACAGGACGGTGATGACGGCGTTGGGCAGGGCCAGCGGGGCGCAGAAGGCCATGCCGGTGGCTCCTTTGGGCAGGCTGACGGTGATGGGCGCAGTAGCGCCGGGGTAGGTCAGCTGCACGGTGGCGTCGGCGCGCAGGATGCCGCCGCTGTAAACCAGCAGGGCGTTGCGGTGCTGGGCATCGCAGGCGGTTTGGGGCGGGGTGTCCAGCGGCGAGAAGGGCTGCACGGAGAAGTCGGCGTTGGCGGGGCAGGGCCCGGGCTGCGGCAGGGCGGCGGGCTGGCCGACGCGGCACTGGCCCGCGCAGGTGGTGGCTGCGCGGAGCAGGTCGTAATATTTTTGTTTGAGCTGGAAGTAAAAGGTCTTGTAATCTGCCCATTCGCGGTCGGGAACGCGGCAGTTCTCGTCGGGGACGCAGTTTTCCCAGCTATCCTTGTTGGGGTCGTTCAGGGTGTTGGTGGACGCCCCGGGGTCGGAACAGTACAGGAGATAGTCGACGGTCTGTTCGATATTCTTGACGGAGCTGACGGTATTGTGCAGCACGTTGAGGGAATACTGGAGCAGGTCGTTGCGGAAGGCGGACTTCAGGCTGGCGCCGGGGCCGGAACCGTTGAAAAAGGGGTCAAGGTCGGCGAGCCAGGCGGCGTTGGCGCGGTCGTAGGAATGGGGGGCCGCAGGGATGGTGATGTCTTCCAGATGGCTGGCGTCAGTGACCTGTTCCTGCACCCGCTGGTCCCAGTACACGTAGTCGGAGTTGGCATAGCAGAACAGGAGCTTGCAGTATTCCGGGTGGAAGGGGAGGAACTTGCTTGCCCAGCTGTCTTTCCAGTAGGTCACCATGAACAGCGGGCTGAAATTGGCGTCATAGGGCGAGGTGGTGCTGCCGTCGGGCAGCGTGATGAGCTCGGCGGTATACTGCGGGTCGGTGGCGGGTTTCACGGGGAAAACACCGGCATCGTGCCAGTGGGCCGTGAGCACGTTCAGCGCGGGTTCCAGGGTGTTGCCGTTGCTGTCGAAGAGGGCGTACTGCCCGCCGGGCGATACATCGTGCTTCATGGCGGTCTCGGCCTGTTTGCAGGGGCTGTCATCGGCATCGCTCTGGCAGGTGGCCTGGGTGCTTTGGACATAGGTGTACAGGCTGCTGTACTCCTGGTCGAGCCAGGTGGTGAACGGCGCGCTGTCGAGGTCATCCTGGGCGACGCCGAGGGCGGTCAGTTTGGCGCGGACCCAGTTCCCGAATTGTTCCGCGCTGCCGAGCGTGGCGACATTGGTCTTGCAGTCGCTGAGGCAGGACTGGAAGTCGATGCGCTGCAGCTCGGCGAGGATAAAGTCAAAGGGTTTCTGCAGGATATGGCCGGCCTGGCCCTGGGTGACGAAATTGTCGGCGAAATCTTCCATGGTGGACCGGCTGAGGGACAGCTCGAAGGTGACGTAGTATTCGCCGATGGCGCTCAGCGTGAAGTCTTCGGTGTGCGTATAGGTGCCGCTCTGGCAGTTCTGCAGGTCCGTTGAGCCGACGTGGGTGGGTTTGGTGCTCTCGTAGATGAGGTCCCCGCAGTCGTTGGCGACGGTGATATGCAGGTTGTAATAGCAATTGCTGCACAGGTCCGCGGTGCCGCCGGAATAATGGTCGGCGAGCAGTTCGACGTTGTAGTCCAGGTGGGCCGGACCGGTCATCGACGCGAGGTAGGTGGTGGTGGCGGCTATTTTCAGGTCGCTGCTATGGAACTCGAACTTCGATGGGTCCAGCAGCGGGATGGTCTGGCTGATGACGGGCGGGGTGACGCCGGTCTGTTCGGTTTTGACGGGGTCCATGCCGTCGGGGGACGCGCCGGTGAGGGCGGTGGCGATGGTTTTGCCGCTGGAATTGAGGTAGCTGATGCTGATCTGCCCGTTGGGGTCCATCACCATGTTCTTGAGGTAATGTTCGGCGAGGCCGGCATCATTACCGAAAAGCTGGTCGAGTTCCCATTGTTCCGGTTTGGCATAATAATATTTCGTGGTATGCGAGGCGGCGCCGCCGGGCTGGAAGGCGGGGCCGACACCGCCCTGCAGTTTGATCCGGCCGGTATTGTCGGGGGTGTATTGGGTGACGGCAAGGGGGTAGCCTCCGGCATCGGGGATATAACGGTTATACAGCGGGTCGGTGGACAGCAGGAAGGGGTTTTGGGCGGAATAGTACTGCGAGGCGCCGGCGGCGGTGTTCAGTGCGGCGGGGGCTACTTCGCAGATGCCGGGGGCGCTGCCGGCAATGCCCAGGTTGGCGGCGCTGTAGGGGGTGGAAGTGCCTGTGGCGAGGTTGAGCCCGGGCTGATAGCGCAGGTAGGCGGTGCCGGTGCCGGGTTCGCGGAACGGTGCCGGCAGGATGGAGGCGGTGGGCCGTCCGAACTCGTCATAAATGTTTTCCTGGAAGACGGCGACTTTGTCGCTGTTGTTCAGTGTGGTGGTCTGCCGGCTGCGCAGGCTGCCGTCGAAAAAACTAACGACTTCTTTTTTCTTGCCTTCTTCGGCGAAAGCGGCGCTGTACTGCCAGTCGAGGCCCTGCTGGTACCAGCTGGGCAATTGCCAGACGGCGTACTGTCCGTTGCTCTGCTGGTAGTCCCAGTCGCCGAGCTGCCGGACGTTGCCGGAATAGCTGACGGCGCGCATGCGCACGAGGAGGTATTTATCGGTATAGGGCAGGGAGATCAGGTAGGCGTTGCCGCTGGTGGTGACGCGGGTGGCGTTGTGCCGGAAGATCGGGTCGGCTTCGGCGGCGCTGACGCCGCCGGATGCGCCGAGCATTTGGGCGATGGTGCTGCTGTAATCGCTGTTTTCATCAGCGGTGGTCCACTCGATATCGTATTCCGCAGCGGAGGGGTTGGCCCAGTAGAGTTGCAGCTGGCTGCCCTGGTTGGCAAAGGCGGTGGCATCATGGTCGAGCGTATTGGCCCGGAGGGCGGGCTTGAGGGACGATAGTAGTTTGGTCTTGAGCGAGGGGCCGGCGGTAGCTGCAGGGGCGGCGGTTGGCTGCCCGGCTTTGAAAAATACAGCGGAAGGGCGGATGGCCTGGCGTTTGTCAAAGCGGTATTCGCGGCTGACGAGGATGCGGCTGGTCAGCTGGAAGTCTGCCGGGAGGTCGTTGCCGAACTCGGGGCTGTAGATGTTATCGACGATGACGCGTACCCAGTAGGCGCCTGCAAAGTTGAAGACGTCCTGGTATTTGTAATGGGCGCCTTTTTTTGCGGAATAGCTGACTTTCAGCTCGGCGGTTTTTTCCAGGGGGACGCTTTGGCCGGGGTCGGTGAGGTACTGTATCCTGAGGTAAGCGGTGCAGCTGAAGTCCCGGCTGACAGCGGCCTGGCCGGTGATGCGCAGGTCGATCTCGTTGCTGACGGAAACGCGGGTGATGTCGCTCCAGTTGAACCGGGGGTTTTTGAACTTTTCGTCCTTGACCAGCAGGGTATCGTTTCTTTTGATCTTGCCGCGGATAAAATTCTGGTAGGGCTCGACGCCGGCGAAGGCGGGGGCGGGTCCCAGGCACCAGGCGAGCCCGGTTCCTAACAAAAACAGCAGTACTTTCCTCATCGTCGTCATTAGAGCATAATCAGTTTATAGCCGGCGTACTTGCCGGTAAGTTTCCATTTCCCGTTTTCTTTTTGAACGACGTCGGCGGGGGCGGTATACCGCCCGGGCTTGCCGGAGGCGGCCGAATGCAGGATGCGCAGCGTGGTCACGCGGTCCTTTTCGGGGTTGGCCGGGTCGCTGAGGTCCGGGGTCCTGGTCAGCACGCGCTGCGGCTTGCCGGAAAGGGTGTCGTAGGTTAACGATATCTCTTTGCAGGCCAGGTGGTGTTCGTTGACCAGGGAGAGTGTCCGGCTGCGGCCGGAAACACTTGCCCGGAGGCTGTAGCTTTCGTTCCTGAGGTAAGCCAGGAGCGCGCCGGCGGCGACCATGGGCGGGCGCAGGGTGATGGCCTGCGCGGAGAGCACGACGCGTTTGAGATCGTGGCGGATATAGATGTTCTGCGTCCCGTGATGGATGGTCTCGGCATCGCCGAGCCTGCCATAAAAATCCTTGCCGTTGCGGCAGAATATATAGGCGAGGTCCCGGGCGGAGCTGGCGGTGTCCTGCCCGTCGGTCAGGTCGATGCTGCCTTCGATCAGGCAGCGGGGCTGGTTCAGGTCAAGGGTGCGCAGCTTGTCCGCCAGTTCCTGCAGCAGCGCGGGGTCGTACGCGACTGCCGGGGCGGCGTCAGGGCCGGGTGCGGTTTTGGGCGCTGCCTGGCGCTTGTGGTGTTCCACGGCCCAGCCGAGCAGGGTGGCCAGCAGCAGGGAGAATAGCATTGCCCAGCGGATATTGCGGCGGAATTTGGGTTTATGGCTCATTGCAGGGGGTTTTTAAGGTAGGAGGAACGGGTTTCTTTCAGGGTCATGATGCCGCGCTCGGTTTCTTTCTTGACGCGGATGAGCAGGCCCTCGTCGTCGTATTCGTAAAAGGTGGCGAAGCCGTTCTCGTCCAGCTCGGCCATCAGGCGCAGGGTTTTGTCGTCGTAGACGTAGGTCTTCATCTGGGCATCCATGGGGTGGATCCGCAGGTCGTCGATGTAGACGCCGGAACCGGCGATGGCGATCGAAACGGTGGAGGCGGAGGCAGGCACACTGAAGGTGCCTTCGAGTAATTTCCAGTCTTCGACCACGGCGCGGCAGGTGAGCGTCACGGGGGTGCCGCCGGCACTGAGCGTGAGGTCAAACGAACGGTCGCCGGGGTGGTTGTCTTTTTCCCAGACCTGGAAGATGTATTTGCCCTTGTTGCTGCTGCCGTCGCCGGGGACGGGTTCGAAACCGGCGGGGTAGAGCCCGGCGGGGGAGGTTTTGGTGGCCTGGTCGTACTGGACGTTATACTCGCCGTGATCGTTCACGAGGAGCAGGGTGCTGCTGGCGGGCTGGTCGTAACAACGGGTGGTAAGTGTAAAGCCGCTGGAGGGAACCTGCACGCTGTAGTTGCCGGTATGGGACACGGTGCCGGTGATGAAATGGCTGATGTCCTGGCCGGGTCCGTCGTCAAACTGGGTCGTGGTGGTCTTGAACTGGTTGGCAGGAAGGACCGGCTCAAGGTTGCCGAGGGCAAAGCCGTCGTCTTCAAAGCCGTCGTTGTAAAGGTCGCGGTTTTGGGCGTTGGAAGCAACGGCGACGGGCAGCTCGCCGAGGAAGCCGTAGATGGCGGCGCTGTAACGCTGCAGGGCGTCCCGGTTCTCCAGCTGCTGGCCGTAGCGGTCGTATTGGGTAACGGTGCTGGCGGGTATCCAGCGGGCGCGGTTGCCGGCAGCGTCGGTGGCCCAGTTACTGCCGTTATAGTACCAGTAGGAGGCAAAGTTTTTAAGGTAGCCGGCGTTTTTAACGTCAACGCCGCTCGTGCCGAGGCTGGTATTGTATTGGCGGGCCTGCTGGAAGACGCGGGTGTCCTGTTCGTGCCAGTTGCCGAGGAAGCCGCGGACGTAGGGGTTGACGTGGTAACGGTAGTCGTAGACGGGTGAACTTTGTGTAACGAGCGACGCGGTCGTAAATACGACCTGGTTGATATAATCTACAGCAGGGTCTTCCGTGGGCGTGGTGGAGTAGATGACCAGGCCGATTTCGGGTGTTGTTGCTGTTCCGCGGGAAGCGGTCAGGGTTATCGTGTGGTAACCGCTCGAAGAGATGTATACATGATACATTCCGTAAGTTGCCGAAGGATGAGGAAGATCTCCTACGCCACTTATATTGTAAGTGTAGTTGCCAACGCCGGTATAGCCGACAAAATAGGCGCCTTGTGGGAGGTAAACTTGCTGCTGTATGGTAACCGGCTGGTTGTTGGGTGGATCGGTAACCTGCCAGATGCCGCAGTTATATAAGCCAGTGACGCCGAAGCCGTTATTGTCGCTTGTATATCGGCCAGGAGCAAAATATGTTGTTTGCGGCGACAAAGGTGGCGTGTAATCTTCTGCGGTAGTCCAGCGGGCTGAGGTATAGGGATAATACGTCCCGGTTTGCGTCCGCGTATACTCTGGGCCCTGGCTGTTCAGGCTCATGGTCCGGTTATCGTTAAAGGTTTGCAGCGAGGCGTTGATGACTTTGAGGCTGGTCAGGTCGTTGGTGTTGGTCCGGATGGCGAGCTGCCCGTTCTGGATGGGGTTGGTGAGGCAGACGAGGCTGGCGGTGCCGGCATCGAGGTTGTTGCGGTAACCGGAGCGGATGACCTTGACGGGTTCGTTGCTGATCGGGTCGGGGACGGCGCCGTACCGGTCGACGAGGCGTTTATGGGTGCTGCCGCCGCTGATCTGGTTCTCGATGACCCAATAAGGGCCGGGGTTTTCGTTGCCGGGGTCGGCGACGATCAGTTCATCGCCGGCCCTGAGGAAGGTGTCGTAAGCGGAGGGTATTTCTCCGGCGGCGTTGGTGCTGAAATTGGCGAGGGTGGTGCCGCTGGTCTGGTAGCCGCCGCCCATGCCGGGGTAGGCCCAGTAGGCGGGTATGGCGACGCTGTAGAGGTTTTGGCCGAATTCGTTTTGGGTCCGGGTAACGACCGGGGCGCCGGTGAGCTGGTCAAAGGCGATGTTCTGGGTGACGATGGTGGAGCCGTTCTGTTTTTTGGTGATCTTATCGATGATGCCGTAATACTGGCTGCACTTGACGGCGCAGGCAGAGCGGAAGAGTTTGTATTCGGAGTTGTTATACCCGGGGAAATGCGGCAGGGGAAATGCAAAGATGGGAATGCCGACGCCGTCGTAACCGGCATCGTAGGCGTTGCCGTCGTTGATGGTTTCGGCTTCGCGGAAATCGGTAAAGAAATCAACGTCGCGGCCGATGACCTGGTCGTCAACTACGCTGCCGTCGGGTTTGACGAGGCTCACCTGGTTTTTGAGTTTGTAGGTGTCGGCGCCGGTTTGTTCCCGGTTGTATTCATACAGGGTGGAGCTGAGCTCGGCCCCGGCGTTGTTATAGGTGGCGACGCGTTTTTCCTTGCCGTGCATGTCGTTGACGATGATGCTGTAGCCCTGCGCCAGGGTGAGCTCGTCGATGCTGGTGGAGCCGAGGAAGGCGAAGTCGTTGATGTGTTTGGGATGGTGGGGGTCGATGGGGGTGTTGGTCACCTGTACCGGGAAGTCCCTGGCAGTATAGTATTCGCTGACGGTGTAGCCGGTGCGTAGGGTAGGGTCGGGGTCGCCGTCTTTATCCAGGTCGGTGACGGTAACTTTGCTGTAGCCCACGGACGGCGCAGGGAAGAGGGATTCGCCGAAGGGTTTCTCCAGGTCGAAGAAATTGTCCACGGTTCCCTTGATATCCTGCTTATAGGGCACCGGTTGTTTCATGGCGTTCTCGTCGTTGCCGACGGAGGGTTCGTAGGCGGCGACGCCGCTGCTGATGCGGGTGCCGTCGTCGAGAGTGGTGGTATAATCATAGGCCTGGCCGTAAGCGGCATCGGCGCCGGTGTTGCCGGACATGGTGTGCCAGTTGTCGCTGATGCGGATCTTTTTGACGCGCAGGCCGCCGCCGAGTTTGCGCCCGCCGGGTTGCGCCAGCCGGACGAAGGAGCGGTTCAGCTGGATGTCCGCGGCAAAGTTTTTGCGTTGGGCTTTCTTATAAAAATTCTCGACCAGTTCGCTGAGGTTGCCGATGGCGCTGAGGACGGCGCTGACGGCCTGGCCGACGTTGCCGTCGCCTGAATCGCCTACCCGGCGGTCAAAACCGGGGTAGGCGTAACGGGGGTACTCGTCCTTCATTTGCTGCCAGGCGGAAAAAATTATGGGGTTCCGGGTGACGCCGCCGTCGCTGCGGGGCTCGAACTGGATGTCGGCGGTGCCGTCCGCCCCGATGCTGACGGACTGCACTTTGGCGTAGCAGCTGACGAAATCGTAGTCGGCGCCGGTTAACGCGCTGCCATCCGGTTTCTTGTTCCGGTAATTGGAGGTGGCCAGCTTGACGGAAAACTTGGTGTACAGGTAGTCGGAATTATTCAGGTAGTTTCGTTTGAACCAGGCGGTCTGGAGGCCGGTGGGAGCTGTTCCCGGGATGGCTACGCGGATGCCGGTGGCATCCAGCAGGGACGAGGTGAACGTGGTGGATGAAGTGCCTGTGATAAGCGCCTGTACGCCGGTCATGACCATGGCCCGCTGGTCCTGGACATAGGCGTAATCATCGGACTCATAACTGATGCTGATGTTGCCGCCGGTGGGGAGGTCGACCTGGCTGAGCTGCCATAGGGCGGCATAAGTGTCCTGGCGTTGTTTGATGGTGGGGTCGCTGCCCATGAAATCCTGCGGGGTGTAGGGGAATTCGTCGTTGGCCATCGCGGCCAGCGTATTGTGGCCGCTGGGTTTGTAAACGCCCCAGCGGTCGGTCTGCTGGTAACCGTAGCCGACGGGGCTGTTGTTGGCGGCCAGTCCTTCGTTATAGTGGAAGACATAGGGAAAATTGGCGCCTTTGGTGCTTTTGCCGTATTCAAAGTACAGGCTTTCCAGGGTGAGTTTGCCGCCCTGGTTGGTTTGCCCGTCGTGGTAATTCGGTAGGCCGGGGCAAAGGCGGTAGCTGTAATTGAAGTGGACGATCTTGATGGGTTTGCTCATATCCAGCTTGGAATAGAGGCGGATTTCGACGAGTTGTTTCTGGGGGTTGCCGGGGTCGATGCCGCCGTTGTACCCGGTTACGCCGAAGGCGTCTTTCCGGTCGGCGGTGATGAAATAGGCGATCTTGGTCCTGGATTCGATGGAACTGAGGTACCGGACCTCTTTTTCACCGTAGACGATGCTGGCCTTGTCGTCATCCTTATCGGCTAACAGGCCGCGGGTGACGGTGGCGCCGGTGAAGGGGGTCCGCCATTTGAACGGGGCAGCGAGTTTGGCGTAGTTGAATTTGATGGCGGTGCCGGGGTCGTCCGGGCTGATACCGTCGCCGGTGCGGTCGGCGTAATCCGGGGAAAGCACAGCGGTGAGCAGGAAGCTGGCGGCGTAGGCCGGCTGGGACTGCATATGGTAATACTGGTCGACGCCTTTCTGGTGGTCGAAATCGCCGAATTCGCCGGAATTTGCCGCGGGTACGGATTCGAGGTGGTTATCGTGAAATCCGGGGCCGCCGGGTTGCCCGTAATCTACGGTCTCCGTGCCGATGGCGAAGCTGTATTCACGCTGTACCCGGTTATAGACGGGCAGGCCATAGACGAGGCGCTGCCCGCTGCCGCCGGTGACGGTGATCTCGGAGAGGTGGTGCGGCTGGCGGACGCCGTCGCCGGACCGGTCCTCGGTGCTGATGGGTTGCGGCGAGGGAGTGAACTGC
Above is a window of Mucilaginibacter ginsenosidivorans DNA encoding:
- a CDS encoding RHS repeat domain-containing protein, which encodes MRKVLLFLLGTGLAWCLGPAPAFAGVEPYQNFIRGKIKRNDTLLVKDEKFKNPRFNWSDITRVSVSNEIDLRITGQAAVSRDFSCTAYLRIQYLTDPGQSVPLEKTAELKVSYSAKKGAHYKYQDVFNFAGAYWVRVIVDNIYSPEFGNDLPADFQLTSRILVSREYRFDKRQAIRPSAVFFKAGQPTAAPAATAGPSLKTKLLSSLKPALRANTLDHDATAFANQGSQLQLYWANPSAAEYDIEWTTADENSDYSSTIAQMLGASGGVSAAEADPIFRHNATRVTTSGNAYLISLPYTDKYLLVRMRAVSYSGNVRQLGDWDYQQSNGQYAVWQLPSWYQQGLDWQYSAAFAEEGKKKEVVSFFDGSLRSRQTTTLNNSDKVAVFQENIYDEFGRPTASILPAPFREPGTGTAYLRYQPGLNLATGTSTPYSAANLGIAGSAPGICEVAPAALNTAAGASQYYSAQNPFLLSTDPLYNRYIPDAGGYPLAVTQYTPDNTGRIKLQGGVGPAFQPGGAASHTTKYYYAKPEQWELDQLFGNDAGLAEHYLKNMVMDPNGQISISYLNSSGKTIATALTGASPDGMDPVKTEQTGVTPPVISQTIPLLDPSKFEFHSSDLKIAATTTYLASMTGPAHLDYNVELLADHYSGGTADLCSNCYYNLHITVANDCGDLIYESTKPTHVGSTDLQNCQSGTYTHTEDFTLSAIGEYYVTFELSLSRSTMEDFADNFVTQGQAGHILQKPFDFILAELQRIDFQSCLSDCKTNVATLGSAEQFGNWVRAKLTALGVAQDDLDSAPFTTWLDQEYSSLYTYVQSTQATCQSDADDSPCKQAETAMKHDVSPGGQYALFDSNGNTLEPALNVLTAHWHDAGVFPVKPATDPQYTAELITLPDGSTTSPYDANFSPLFMVTYWKDSWASKFLPFHPEYCKLLFCYANSDYVYWDQRVQEQVTDASHLEDITIPAAPHSYDRANAAWLADLDPFFNGSGPGASLKSAFRNDLLQYSLNVLHNTVSSVKNIEQTVDYLLYCSDPGASTNTLNDPNKDSWENCVPDENCRVPDREWADYKTFYFQLKQKYYDLLRAATTCAGQCRVGQPAALPQPGPCPANADFSVQPFSPLDTPPQTACDAQHRNALLVYSGGILRADATVQLTYPGATAPITVSLPKGATGMAFCAPLALPNAVITVLSVTCASCQADPLVYNAWQNDHITRQTLDDLGNVTATQDLPVSNTDFFAGTLTIAPGNTFHVNSDLHQYTGSWSMDENCQFSLSAVTVKYTLASLSAATLALTHTEGHTRETWYFNSSQNDCTSPALIPVTAADGPNSYLSGSYPARHRITVINGSSGSQPVFSGTDAAGQPVTATAAFYSCLKITLPGGGAIPYQDAWVFDNLYDNLPGTCSAGLLNKQPRFLDGSGPVPVGLGSDPQQGQDALNQQLQTAAQGGATGWMQALSPGLAGYSQETIDKLKQDLIQVALAGGDINHPLGASTTAPGKTTASGFSSFADAIKGDLGLDHFTSDLNPWLIGTPYPYAPKMQVNNQLLSNSNPALCTLIAQLQAQKDSYNTAHGSSLDLFGYLSQTYGTAMTLTTGDLDVLTSSCQQCQFLLSRDITLPVFLDPDAKGCVTRQEYNDAKADLQTQFGGNLAGDDPNYELIFTTFMNQRWGFVLNHEQYTTFENDPGIATLCNQPPAGTSPDPMACPGDQLTVAVSNGQAAYDTYIEQQKALFRASYVSACTAAKANLSLTARQQVYHYTLYYYDQADNLVRTIPPEGVRLLAGDDLVKVAAARANATSGCTYTGPASDSDKPTALNALSATLSASTGAIELWLYNDGSQPNQFAGVTPDKKYLFQVMLLGNRLGIDIQPLDAPDDHTLTLAPNSQHYRADISALQPLQPFTHLVIQGSALGSQNSAQLYLNGHLLSYTSGNDPIGPGFELTAAGGTFSLPDNTASLKHLRLYSQPLSQAAISANAASSCFMPSDAASLAGWFRFNTPAAGGPTTIADNSTVETQVTYVYPSHGLATTYAYNSTNQVTSQHSPDGGTNRFWYDLLSRLTFSQNDKQQAAGDYSYSTYDALGRITEAGQKNTTATLSAPDYLDDAAISSFLAGGSNSQVTHTYYDQAPATGNGIHGDLAQANLRKRVAASTYQETAGAEVKQATYYDYDIDGNVKTLYQQIDGLGEPKQIAYEYDLISGKVNFVSYQKGQPDQFYYQYQYDADNRLTEAWSSPVPAATGQANGESLLDPATKRLDASYQYYLHGPLARMELGDVNNKVQGLDYAYTLQGWLKGVNSQDVTLGSDIGQDGAPGSTLPKDAYGYSLNYYSGDYQPIGGSPYTAFAKTFSAPSGDITGHSLYNGNISSSTLSLNAINNGTPVGNSYRYDQLNRLISVRQHSDLTSWTASNAYNEDFTYDGNGNILTADRTAANNTADHFAYQYNRDNNSHLLNNKLNYIQGNSTATNLGAQTANNYQYDPTGNLTDDHTSNQSVTGIQWSVYGKIRQLTGTSGLINYTYNAAQQRVAKTSGGTTTYYVRDAQGNTLAVYDNQQSHINWREQHLYGSSRIGMWLPNENLADNNAQTIWQTLGHKQYELTNHLGNVLTTVSDLVTATDNGDNTTSYTADITSAQDYYAFGALMPGRAATGTYRYGFNGKENDNDVHGNGNQQDYGMRIYDPRLGKFLSIDLLADQYPWYSPYQFAGNTPIEAVDLDGLEPYKKATEFAHKTDPSLNLFHSDNIIDMANAPNPSSYNSLGWPRDASYFWKQYRNTPIGKLALSKANLTLIKNNKSPKVDEQWNKVMEKFGNDGELNETVHHHHSIKGRNAFPVPASKHIGEDEEIAMHSMNMRLGRTSQTFGKFTGRLNIWFNISSIILDSPNSIIYNYHQMGTLKTNRAYPTNEENAPAEYYEWRWQGKEGKSLRIITYFNDYQKINGTWRGVNQVGKEHLYNADGKEVQIF